The following proteins are encoded in a genomic region of Brachypodium distachyon strain Bd21 chromosome 1, Brachypodium_distachyon_v3.0, whole genome shotgun sequence:
- the LOC100832095 gene encoding mitogen-activated protein kinase kinase 9 gives MALTVRQRRLPQLHISLDLPSCSFRCPNPPVAATASTSGEFRASDFERLAVLGRGNGGTVYKVAHRRTSAQYALKVLHGGGDPGAAAAEADVLRRAADSPYVVRCHSVFPAASGSGETALLLELVDGGSLDSVRRGVGVSVFFPEAALAEVAAQALAGLAHLHARRVVHRDIKPANLLVSGAGGVKVADFGIAMVLPSRAGGERCAAAYEGTVAYMSPERFDSEGRADADPRGADVWGLGVTVLELLMGRYPLLPAGQKPTWAALMCAICFGELPALPEGAASTELRGFIAACLRKDHTKRASVAELIKHPFVAGRNMAASRLALRRLVAGA, from the coding sequence ATGGCTCTCACGGTCAGGCAGAGGCGACTCCCTCAGCTCCACATCTCCCTCGACCTCCCATCGTGCTCCTTCAGGTGCCCGAACCCGCCGGTGGCAGCCACGGCTTCGACGTCGGGCGAGTTCCGCGCGTCGGACTTCGAGCGGCTCGCGGTCCTCGGCCGCGGGAACGGCGGCACCGTGTACAAGGTCGCGCACCGCCGCACCTCGGCCCAGTACGCGCTCAAGGTGCTGCACGGCGGGGGGgatcccggcgccgcggccgccgaggcGGACGTGCTCCGGCGCGCCGCGGACTCGCCCTACGTCGTGCGGTGCCACTCGGTCTTCCCTGCCGCGTCCGGATCCGGCGAAACCGCGCTCCTGCTCGAGCTCGTGGACGGCGGCTCGCTCGACTCCGTCCGCCGCGGGGTCGGGGTGTCCGTGTTCTtcccggaggcggcgctggccgaGGTCGCGGCGCAGGCCTTGGCCGGCCTGGCCCACCTCCACGCGCGCCGCGTCGTGCACCGGGACATCAAGCCGGCGAACCTCCTCGtcagcggcgcgggcggggtcAAGGTCGCCGACTTCGGCATCGCCATGGTGCTCCCTTCGCGCGCCGGCGGAGAGCGCTGCGCCGCGGCCTACGAGGGAACCGTGGCGTACATGAGCCCCGAGCGGTTCGACTCGGAGGGGCGCGCGGACGCCGACCCCCGCGGCGCCGACGTTTGGGGCCTCGGGGTCACCGTCCTGGAGCTCCTCATGGGCCGCTACCCGCTGCTCCCCGCGGGCCAGAAGCCCACCTGGGCCGCGCTCATGTGCGCCATCTGCTTCGGGGAGCTGCCGGCTCTGCCCGAAGGCGCGGCGTCCACGGAGCTCAGGGGATTCATCGCCGCGTGCCTGCGGAAGGATCACACGAAGCGAGCGTCCGTCGCGGAGCTTATCAAGCACCCGTTCGTCGCCGGGAGGAATATGGCGGCGTCCAGGCTCGCGCTCCGGCGGCTGGTGGCCGGAGCTTGA